The segment AAGGAACAAACCAACCATCCATGCAATTTCTGGCATCAATAGCCGAAGCATTTGTATCGAATTGTGTTGTCATTCTGTAATTGGATTGTGAGTAACCCGGAAATTGGTGCACCCAATCATAAGTCGGTAAATCTTTGTACATCCAATGCTGCCAACCCCAATGATTCGTAACATAATCCATGATATTTTTCATGCCGCGTTTGTGCAGTTCAGCACTCAATCGCAAATAATCTTCATTAGTTCCAAATCTCGAATCAACTTTATAAACATCGGACTGCCCGTAAGTATGATACGAACCTCGGGCATCGTTGTCTTCACAAAGTGGTGTAGGCCAAACAGCAGTTGCTCCCAATTCTTTGATATAATCTAAATTTTTGATGATACCTTCGATATCACCTCCGTGTCTTCCGCTTGGATTGCTTCTGTCGACTTTTTCGGTTAACGATTTGTCGCTGTCGTTGTTTGGATTTCCATTCGCAAATCGGTCGGACATTATCAAATAAATCATATCTGATGAGTCATAACTTTTTCTGAATTTGGAATTTTCTCTTCTTGCTTTCAGCTCATATTTCTTTGTAAAAGCTACTTTGTTTTTGCTTTTAAAGCTAAATGTCAATTCGGAAGCAGCCACATTTTTAGTGTCAATTGTTACAAAAACATAATTTGGATTTTCTGTTTTTTTTATGTTTTCGATTGCAACGTTATTGGAAATGGTAACATCATATTGCGCAATATTTTTTCCGTAGAACATAATCTGAACGCTGGACAAATTCATTCCGGTATACCAAAATGATGGTTCTACACGGTCAATCTGCGCGAAAGTAACTGATGTAAAAAGTAATATTGTAGCAAGCTTTAAAATTCTCGCAAAGGCGCAGAGGCGCAAAGTTTTTTTATAATCCATATACTACTCGTTTTATTCCGTTTTTTATTAAGGCTTCGTTGAAATTGATTAATAACCCCAACTTTAAATCTGTAATTTTTATATAGGTCAATAATTGTTTTAAATGAGCGTTTGAAAGTTTTTCGACGGATTTGATTTCCACAATAACCTTATTTTCAATTATCAAATCTGAACGAAATCCGATATCCAAATAGGTGTCATCCCAAATTACAGGAATTGGCTTTTGCCTTTCCACTTTTAATCCCTTTTTTATTAATTAGTGATACAGTATTGCTTCATATACACTTTCGAGTAATCCAGGACCAAGTTTTGTGTGAATTCTATAACTTACATCAACTATTATCTTTGAAATTTCATTTTCTGTCATAATCATAAAATTAATTTTAAGACAAGTTATGAAATTTATTACAAAAAAGCCGCAAAGAAAAAACTTTGCGACTTTGTGTCTTTGCGAGAATTTAAACGGTTACCAAACTATTAGGTTCAACCAAAACTTCTTTTCCGTTTACGAAAACAGAAATCGCTGTTTCGCCTTCAAGAACAAATTTCGTTTCATTCTGATGAACAGAAACTTTTAAAATTTGGTTTCTGAAATTGATTTTAAACGAATAGTCATTCCAGTCTTTTGGAATTCTTGGTTCGAAATGCAACGAGTCGTTTTTTACACGCATTCCGCCAAAACCTTCTACGATACTCATCCAGGTTCCTGCCATTGACGTGATGTGCAAGCCTTCTTCGACTTCTTTGTTATAATCATCTAAATCCAAACGTGACGTTCTTAAATAGAAAGTATAAGCCTGTTCCATTCTGCCTAAAGTTGCTGCCTGAATTGAGTGCACACAAGGTGAAAGCGAACTTTCATGAACGGTAAATGGTTCGTAGAAATCGAAATGCTTTTCTAATTGTTCTTTGCTAAAATGATCTTCGAAGAAATAGAAACCTTGTAATGTGTCTGCTTGTTTGATATAAGGCGAACGCAGGATTCTGTCCCAAGACCATTTTTGATTAATTGGTCGTTGTGATTTGTCTAAATCGTGGACTTTTACCAATTCTTTGTCTAAGAAACCATCTTGCTGCAAATACACATCGTGCTCTTCCGAAAATGGGAAGTACATATGATCTGCCACTTTTTTCCAGTGTCCGATTTCAGTTGTATCTAATTTAACTTTGCTCATGATTCGGTTAAAATCGGAGCTGTATTCTTTTTCAACTTTATTGATTTGCTCAATGGTATAATCGATACACCATTTGGCTAAATAATTAGTATAGAAATTATTGTTGACGTTGTTTTCGTATTCATTTGGACCGGTAACACCAAGAATCACATACTGATTTCTATGTGTAGAAAACGTTGCTCTCTGATGCCAAAAACGGGCAATTCCGATTAAGACTTCTAATCCTTTTTCGGGAATGTATGAGTAATCGCCGGTATATCTGTAATAATTGAAAATCGCAAAAGCAATAGCGCCATTTCGGTGAATTTCCTCAAAAGTAATTTCCCATTCGTTGTGGCATTCTTCGCCATTCATTGTTACCATTGGATACAAAGCAGCGCCGTTTGTAAAACCTAATTTACCTGCGTTTTCAATGGCTTTATCCAATTGATTGTAACGATAGGCCAAAAGATTTCTAGCCACATGCTGGTCTTTCGTAGC is part of the Flavobacterium sangjuense genome and harbors:
- a CDS encoding glycoside hydrolase family 65 protein, coding for MNQDYIKPDNWSIIEEGFDLDQVKSSESLFSIGNGAMGQRANFEEHYTGETFQGSYIAGIYYPDKTKVGWWKNGYPEYFAKVLNAPNWIGINIEVNGENLDLAACAAVKNFRRELNMKEGIYNRSFEATLQNGTQISVNVRRFLSLDLDEVGVINYEITPLNNDAKIVFKPYVDAGVHNEDANWEEKFWEPLDVKNSGNEAFVTARTFKTHFTATTFMQNSILLNGEDQNASPSNVEASNEKVQFTYTVNASKGQTASIQKLGGYTVSMNHKDTQAAAQNVIAKALSFGYDKLLSNQIDAWAKIWEMSDITIDGDVKAQQGIRFNIFHLNQTYLGKDSRLNIGPKGFTGEKYGGSTYWDTEAYCIPFYMATKDQHVARNLLAYRYNQLDKAIENAGKLGFTNGAALYPMVTMNGEECHNEWEITFEEIHRNGAIAFAIFNYYRYTGDYSYIPEKGLEVLIGIARFWHQRATFSTHRNQYVILGVTGPNEYENNVNNNFYTNYLAKWCIDYTIEQINKVEKEYSSDFNRIMSKVKLDTTEIGHWKKVADHMYFPFSEEHDVYLQQDGFLDKELVKVHDLDKSQRPINQKWSWDRILRSPYIKQADTLQGFYFFEDHFSKEQLEKHFDFYEPFTVHESSLSPCVHSIQAATLGRMEQAYTFYLRTSRLDLDDYNKEVEEGLHITSMAGTWMSIVEGFGGMRVKNDSLHFEPRIPKDWNDYSFKINFRNQILKVSVHQNETKFVLEGETAISVFVNGKEVLVEPNSLVTV